The DNA sequence TGGGGATTAAGTAGATACGACGACGAATATTACGGCATCTTTGACGATAAAGGTCGGTTGATGTGCATAATCTGCTATAACCAGGACATTGGAGACGGTTGGGAGCATCCTTTTGGCCGGCGGGTCCTGGCAGAAGCTTCAACTGTTAGCTTTCAAATGGGAATCAATTTTATTATCTACGCATTGACACATTAAAAGTACCTAAAGTGAAAGAAAACGCCTAACGTATTATAAGTTAAATCTATCTATATAAAGAAAGGGATATGATTTGGAAAATTTGGAAACAGTTCAGGAAGTCCAGGGATCTGAAACCATAACTCAGGAAGCTTTTGAAAAATTACAAGAAGGTAAAAGCAAAATATTAGATCAATTGCGCCAGGTCATCATCGGACAGGATGAAGTGATAGAGCTTGTCTTGATCGCTTTGTTTGCCGGTGGCCATTGTCTGATCACCGGGGTACCGGGATTGGCGAAAACCCTATTGGTAAAATCCTTTGGGGAAATATTGGATTTAACCTATAAACGAATTCAATTTACACCGGATTTAATGCCTGCAGATATTACCGGTATTGATGTTCTAGAAGAGGATACTTCGACCGGTAAACGGTCTATTAAGTTTGTTAAAGGTCCCATATTTGCGAATATCATTCTGGCTGATGAAATCAACCGAACACCGCCTAAAACCCAGGCTGCACTTTTGGAAGCCATGCAGGAATACCAGGTAACTGCAGGTGGTGAACTCTTTGAACTGGAACGGCCATTTTTTGTAATGGCAACTCAAAATCCCATTGAGTTGGAAGGAACATATCCACTTCCTGAAGCCCAGCTGGATCG is a window from the candidate division KSB1 bacterium genome containing:
- a CDS encoding AAA family ATPase; its protein translation is MTQEAFEKLQEGKSKILDQLRQVIIGQDEVIELVLIALFAGGHCLITGVPGLAKTLLVKSFGEILDLTYKRIQFTPDLMPADITGIDVLEEDTSTGKRSIKFVKGPIFANIILADEINRTPPKTQAALLEAMQEYQVTAGGELFELERPFFVMATQNPIELEGTYPLPEAQLDRFMFNIIIDYLSEDDELNVALQTTSQDQEQLKTVLTGKDVLGFQHIIKKIFVPNNVAQYAVKLVRNSRPTESGGPEFVSKWVSWGAGLRAVQYLLLGGKVRAVFHGRYNVAIEDIKTLAKPVLRHRIITNFYAESENIDSDKVIEMLLEEVSEPISGLD